The Nitrospira sp. genome window below encodes:
- a CDS encoding response regulator, producing the protein MSKTALIVDDSPTMRQMVAFTLTNAGFTVIQAEDGKDAVKKVSAGMKLDIVVTDLNMPEMDGIALIKELRKLTTFKFTPILMLTTESAAEKKVAGKEAGATGWIVKPFNPEVLLKTIAKVMPA; encoded by the coding sequence ATGAGTAAAACAGCGTTAATCGTCGATGATTCACCCACCATGCGGCAGATGGTGGCGTTCACCTTAACGAACGCCGGATTCACCGTGATTCAAGCGGAGGATGGGAAAGATGCGGTGAAGAAGGTGTCGGCCGGCATGAAGCTGGACATCGTCGTCACGGACCTCAATATGCCGGAAATGGACGGCATCGCGCTCATCAAGGAATTGCGGAAACTGACGACGTTCAAATTTACCCCCATCCTCATGTTGACGACGGAGTCGGCGGCGGAGAAGAAAGTCGCGGGAAAAGAAGCCGGCGCGACGGGGTGGATCGTGAAGCCGTTCAACCCGGAAGTCCTCCTTAAAACAATCGCCAAGGTCATGCCGGCATGA
- a CDS encoding chemotaxis protein CheA gives MSSDFAQFQEAFFEEAAEHLAVVEDGLLQLEQHPTDLDLLNKIFRSAHSIKGTAGMFGFNAVAQFTHKMETLLDLLRNGQKAVSPPIADLLLTSTDCLKTLIESAKTGAPVDDNTVQRLTAELASASASDAQPAVVGSVKTETASSQRSSGTQTYRIAWTPPDWLFQRGLDPLQFMKELRSLGDLTQITLDASRLPTLSEIDPEKCYLSWEMHLSTATDVKTIEAVFDFVREDSVLTIEEREAFSVKRESAKSGNEIRFTNDERRSDDGSPKPLGEILVESGAVTPAELDQALAQQKRVGEILVEQKTVTPQQLEQALHKQRQQESTTTSKKADTASIRVDTAKIDKLINLVGELVITQSMLSDLCSRFEIKQLPVLLERVAQLERNTREIQERVMGIRMLPIGTAFSRFPRLVRDLSAKSGKKIQLVLSGEETELDKTVIESIGDPLTHLVRNSADHGLEPPEERLDNNKPEVGTIRLNAFHEGGSICITVEDNGRGLNRERILAKAIKQGMISENDKLTDEQIWPLIFRPGFSTAEKVTDVSGRGVGMDVVKRNIESLGGTVSIKTAEGKGTTFILKLPLTLAIIEGMTVRIGRETYIVPLLSILESIQPKAGAVKTVVGKGELINVRGTYLPMIRLYEVFRLKSEHTIPTKAILLILETEGERVAVMVDEIVGQQQVVIKSMEQNFRKVEGIAGATILGDGTVGFILDVRGLLEIARHGTSAAVAA, from the coding sequence ATGAGTAGTGATTTTGCACAGTTTCAAGAGGCCTTCTTCGAGGAAGCGGCCGAACATCTCGCGGTCGTCGAAGACGGTCTGTTGCAACTGGAACAACATCCCACAGACTTGGACCTTCTCAACAAGATCTTCCGTTCAGCCCATTCGATTAAGGGCACGGCCGGCATGTTCGGGTTCAATGCCGTCGCACAGTTTACTCACAAAATGGAAACATTACTGGACCTGCTCAGAAACGGGCAAAAAGCCGTGTCTCCTCCGATCGCCGACCTGCTTCTGACCTCCACCGACTGTTTGAAAACGCTGATTGAGTCGGCCAAAACCGGCGCACCCGTCGATGACAACACCGTGCAGCGGCTCACGGCGGAACTGGCTTCGGCGAGTGCCTCCGACGCACAGCCGGCGGTCGTCGGGAGTGTGAAAACAGAGACTGCGTCGAGTCAGCGCTCGAGCGGCACGCAGACCTACAGAATCGCTTGGACTCCGCCTGACTGGCTCTTCCAACGGGGTCTTGACCCACTCCAGTTTATGAAGGAGCTGAGGAGCCTTGGAGATCTCACACAGATTACGCTCGATGCTTCGCGATTGCCGACCTTATCAGAGATCGACCCTGAGAAATGCTATCTCTCCTGGGAGATGCACCTGTCCACGGCAACGGATGTGAAGACCATCGAAGCGGTCTTTGACTTTGTCCGTGAGGACAGTGTTCTGACGATTGAAGAGCGTGAAGCGTTCAGCGTGAAGCGCGAATCGGCCAAATCCGGAAACGAGATACGCTTCACGAACGACGAACGACGTTCCGATGACGGTTCACCAAAACCGTTGGGAGAAATTCTCGTGGAAAGCGGGGCGGTCACCCCAGCTGAACTCGACCAGGCACTGGCCCAACAAAAACGAGTGGGGGAAATTCTCGTCGAACAGAAGACCGTCACACCACAGCAGCTGGAGCAGGCGCTGCACAAGCAACGGCAACAGGAATCCACGACGACATCCAAGAAGGCCGATACCGCCTCCATTCGTGTGGATACGGCCAAAATCGATAAGCTCATCAACCTCGTCGGTGAGCTGGTCATCACGCAGTCCATGTTGAGTGATTTGTGCTCCAGATTTGAGATCAAGCAACTTCCGGTGCTGCTGGAACGAGTGGCACAACTCGAGCGGAATACCAGAGAGATCCAAGAACGGGTCATGGGAATTCGGATGTTGCCGATCGGCACGGCCTTCAGCCGGTTCCCGAGGTTGGTGCGTGATCTCTCGGCCAAGTCGGGGAAGAAAATTCAGCTGGTGCTCTCAGGGGAAGAAACCGAGTTGGACAAGACCGTGATTGAATCCATCGGAGACCCACTGACCCATCTCGTCAGGAATTCCGCCGATCATGGCCTGGAACCGCCGGAAGAGCGACTCGACAACAACAAGCCGGAAGTCGGGACCATCAGACTGAACGCGTTTCATGAAGGCGGCAGCATTTGCATCACGGTGGAAGACAATGGCCGTGGGTTGAATCGCGAGCGGATCCTTGCCAAGGCCATCAAGCAAGGGATGATCAGCGAGAACGACAAGCTGACCGACGAGCAGATCTGGCCGCTCATTTTCCGGCCCGGCTTCTCCACCGCCGAGAAAGTCACGGACGTGTCCGGGCGCGGCGTCGGCATGGATGTCGTAAAGCGGAATATTGAATCACTGGGAGGCACGGTCAGCATCAAGACGGCAGAAGGAAAAGGGACGACGTTCATCCTCAAGCTGCCGCTCACCCTGGCCATCATCGAAGGCATGACGGTCCGGATCGGACGAGAGACATACATTGTGCCGCTGCTCTCCATCTTGGAATCGATTCAGCCGAAAGCAGGGGCGGTCAAGACCGTGGTAGGGAAAGGCGAGTTGATCAATGTGCGGGGAACCTACTTGCCGATGATTCGATTGTATGAAGTGTTCCGGTTGAAGTCCGAACACACCATTCCCACGAAAGCCATTCTGTTGATCCTTGAAACGGAAGGGGAACGGGTGGCGGTGATGGTCGACGAAATTGTCGGCCAGCAACAAGTTGTGATCAAGAGCATGGAGCAAAACTTCCGCAAGGTGGAAGGCATTGCCGGGGCAACAATTTTGGGTGATGGGACGGTTGGGTTTATCCTTGACGTGCGAGGTCTCTTGGAGATCGCTCGGCATGGCACATCCGCGGCGGTCGCAGCATAG
- a CDS encoding chemotaxis protein CheW translates to MAAAVESATKELNQQIGLTDEGSQFLTFNLGDELYGVDILRVQEIKGYTTVTKIPNTPSHIKGVLNLRGTIVPIIELRTKFGMPTIDYTAFTVIIVVVVRDKVMGLVVDSVSDVLNIDKKDIQPPPQFGAMVDVSFLNGVGKSGDKLVAVLDMDRLLSEGDVHVPAAETAA, encoded by the coding sequence ATGGCGGCAGCGGTAGAATCAGCAACCAAAGAACTGAATCAACAGATCGGACTCACGGATGAGGGGAGCCAATTCTTGACGTTCAACCTCGGTGATGAGCTCTACGGGGTGGATATCCTGCGCGTGCAAGAGATTAAGGGGTACACCACGGTGACGAAGATTCCGAATACGCCGTCCCATATCAAGGGCGTCCTGAATCTCCGAGGGACGATCGTCCCGATTATCGAGCTTCGGACGAAATTCGGCATGCCGACGATCGACTACACCGCCTTTACGGTGATCATTGTCGTCGTCGTCCGTGACAAGGTGATGGGGTTGGTGGTGGATTCTGTGTCGGACGTGCTGAACATCGATAAAAAAGATATTCAACCGCCACCGCAGTTTGGAGCCATGGTCGATGTGAGCTTCTTAAACGGAGTGGGAAAGTCCGGGGACAAACTGGTGGCCGTTCTGGACATGGATCGCCTGCTGTCGGAGGGCGATGTGCACGTGCCGGCAGCCGAGACGGCGGCATAA
- a CDS encoding PAS domain-containing protein, with product MAVTKKAKVGKAKSVGVNDIAEKMKALDKIQAIIEFSLDGTVITANDNFLKTVGYQLEEIKGQHHRMFCDPAYTSSGEYAAFWQKLNRGEFDAGQYRRIGKGGKEVWIQASYNPILDANGKVSKVVKFATDITKDKNRNAEFEGKINAVNKAQAMIEFGLDGTVITANDNFLKTVGYQLEEIKGQHHRMFCDPAYTSSGEYAAFWQKLNRGEFDAGQYRRLGKGGKEVWIQASYNPILDANGKVSKVVKFATDITGQKHAQAQLEACMAEAQQSLGALAQGDLTQSMQGTYAGDLEKFKTSINAALTNLTQTMVSVRSAVEAVTSGSEQISKGNEDLSERTSEQASALEETAASMEEMTSTVKQNADNAKQADQLAIAARETADKGGAVTQRAVEAMGEINKSSKKIADIITVIDEIAFQTNLLALNAAVEAARAGEHGRGFAVVAAEVRNLAQRSATAAKEIKGLINESIQRVSDGSELVNQSGKTLDEIVSSVKRVSDIIAEISAASQEQASGLDQVNKAIMSMDESTQQNAALVEETTSAAQSMKEQAKDLMQQVEAFKIAESARAEMSSQVVRRDVPRLVPKSPSKSSVPMKEHRMPGKAPGAAMKRPQERAPVALAVGNGKDRRSSADEFDEF from the coding sequence ATGGCAGTAACAAAAAAGGCGAAGGTGGGTAAGGCAAAAAGCGTTGGCGTGAACGACATAGCCGAGAAGATGAAGGCCCTCGATAAGATTCAGGCCATAATCGAGTTCAGCTTGGACGGCACGGTCATCACAGCGAACGACAACTTTCTCAAGACCGTGGGGTATCAGCTGGAGGAGATCAAAGGGCAGCATCACCGGATGTTCTGCGATCCGGCCTATACGAGCAGCGGCGAGTATGCGGCCTTCTGGCAGAAACTCAATCGGGGGGAGTTTGATGCGGGCCAGTATCGGCGGATTGGGAAGGGGGGCAAAGAGGTGTGGATTCAGGCGTCGTACAATCCCATCCTCGATGCCAACGGCAAGGTCTCCAAAGTCGTCAAGTTTGCCACCGACATCACGAAAGATAAAAATCGCAATGCCGAGTTTGAGGGGAAGATCAATGCCGTCAACAAGGCCCAAGCGATGATCGAGTTCGGCTTAGACGGCACGGTCATCACAGCGAACGACAACTTTCTCAAGACCGTGGGGTATCAGCTGGAGGAGATCAAAGGGCAGCATCACCGGATGTTCTGCGATCCGGCCTATACGAGCAGCGGCGAGTATGCGGCCTTCTGGCAGAAACTCAATCGGGGGGAGTTTGATGCGGGCCAGTATCGGCGGCTGGGGAAGGGGGGTAAAGAGGTGTGGATTCAGGCGTCGTACAATCCCATCCTCGATGCCAACGGCAAGGTCTCCAAAGTCGTCAAGTTTGCCACCGACATCACAGGCCAGAAGCATGCCCAGGCTCAGTTGGAGGCCTGCATGGCCGAGGCGCAACAATCCCTCGGAGCCCTTGCGCAAGGTGATTTGACCCAATCGATGCAGGGCACCTATGCAGGAGATCTGGAGAAGTTCAAAACCAGCATCAACGCGGCCCTGACCAACCTGACCCAGACCATGGTGTCGGTGCGCAGTGCGGTCGAAGCGGTGACCAGCGGATCGGAACAGATCAGCAAAGGCAACGAAGATCTCTCCGAGCGCACCAGCGAGCAGGCCTCGGCGCTTGAAGAAACTGCCGCATCCATGGAAGAGATGACCTCGACCGTGAAACAGAACGCCGACAATGCCAAACAGGCGGATCAACTGGCGATCGCCGCGCGGGAGACGGCCGACAAGGGTGGGGCTGTCACGCAGCGGGCCGTGGAGGCGATGGGTGAGATCAATAAGAGCAGCAAGAAGATTGCCGACATCATTACGGTGATCGACGAGATCGCGTTCCAGACGAATCTCTTGGCCTTGAACGCGGCGGTGGAGGCGGCGCGGGCCGGTGAGCACGGACGGGGTTTTGCCGTGGTGGCGGCCGAAGTGCGGAATCTGGCGCAGCGCTCGGCGACGGCGGCCAAAGAGATCAAGGGATTGATCAATGAATCGATTCAGCGTGTGAGCGACGGGAGCGAGCTGGTCAACCAGTCGGGCAAGACGCTCGATGAAATCGTCAGCTCCGTCAAACGTGTGTCGGACATCATCGCGGAGATCAGTGCGGCGTCCCAAGAACAAGCAAGCGGGCTCGACCAGGTGAACAAGGCCATCATGTCGATGGATGAGTCGACGCAGCAGAATGCGGCGCTGGTCGAAGAAACGACGTCTGCCGCGCAATCCATGAAGGAGCAAGCCAAAGATCTTATGCAGCAAGTGGAGGCCTTCAAGATTGCCGAATCCGCTCGAGCTGAGATGTCCTCTCAGGTCGTTCGACGGGATGTGCCGCGGCTCGTGCCGAAGTCGCCGTCCAAGAGTTCGGTGCCTATGAAAGAGCATCGGATGCCCGGCAAGGCACCAGGTGCTGCTATGAAACGTCCGCAGGAGAGAGCCCCCGTGGCCCTTGCGGTCGGCAACGGGAAGGATCGGCGGAGCAGCGCCGACGAATTCGATGAGTTCTAG